From the Dethiosulfovibrio russensis genome, the window TCTGGCCTCTAACCATGGGATTCATACCGTCGATGGTCGATATGCCGGTCTGGATGAATTCCTCTGGATAATCTCGGGAATAGGGGTTGATAGGCAGTCCGTTGACGTCGATATTTTTGTCGGCGATTATGTGAGCCCCTCCGTCTATGGGCTCTCCCCTGCCGTTGAAGACCCGTCCCAACATGTCTTCGCTGACCGGTAAAGTTAGGACCTTCCCGACGAATCGGACCTTGGTATCCTCTATATCGATCCCGTCGGTTCCCTCGAAGACCTGTACCAACGCTCTATTGGAGTCTATCTCCAGGACCCTTCCACGGCGGTTTTCGCCGTTGGAAAGCTCGATCTCGACCAACTCGTCGTATTTGACGTCTTGGACCTTCTCGACCACGAGTAGCGGTCCCTGAAGGCTGCTGATGGTCTTATATTCTCTAGGCAACATCGGCTTCGCCTCCCGTCGGAACCAGTTTGGCGATCTCTTCCTTCATGACGTTCTCCAGATCGTCGATCTTCTGAAGCGAATCCTCGGAAACGAGCCCCATCCTGGCTATCTTCTCCCTGACTGGGAGGTTGAACAGCTCGTTCATGGGAGCTCCATTTTTTAGGGCTTCCATGCCGTAACGGTGAAAATTCATGATCATAGAGAGCATCTTAAACTGCTTTTTCATCGATGTATAGGTGTCGGTCTCGTGGAAGGCGTTCTGATGCAAAAAATCCTCCCTGAGGGACTTGGCCGTCTCTAGTATCATCCTCTCGTTTCTGGAGAGAGCGTCTATTCCGACCAGCCTCACTATCTCTCGGAGCTTATCCTCCTCCTCAAGCAGACCCATGGCATCGACTCTGGTGTGGGTCCACTCGTCGTCGAATTCCCCGTCCCAGTATTCGTCCAGCTTATTGGTGTAGAGAGAGTAACTCTGGAGCCAGTTGATTGCCGGAAAATGGCGCTGATAGGCTAACTGGGCGTCCAGTCCCCAGAATACCTTGGTGACCCGAAGGGTATTCTGGGTTACCGGCTCGGAGAGGTCTCCTCCGGGAGGAGACACGGCCCCGATGACCGATACCGATCCCTCGGCACCCTCTCTGCCGTAACAGATAGCCCGTCCAGCCCTCTCGTAGAAGGATGCAAGACGGGTTCCCAGATATGCAGGGTAACCTTCCTCTCCTGGCATCTCTTCAAGTCGTCCGGACATCTCTCTGAGGGCCTCTGCCCAACGGCTCGTGGAGTCGGCCATCAGAGCTACCGAGTACCCCATATCCCTGTAGTACTCCGCCATGGTTATCCCGGTGTATACGCTGGCCTCTCGTGCCGCAACTGGCATGTTGGATGTATTGGCTATGAGAACCGTCCTCTTCATCAGAGGCTCTCCTGATCTGGGGTCCTCCAGATGGGGGAACTCGAGGAGAACGTCGGTCATCTCATTTCCTCTTTCTCCACAGCCGATGTATACGACTATCTGAGCCTCCGCCCACTTGGCCAGCTGGTGCTGTATAACAGTCTTCCCGGAGCCGAAGGGACCGGGCACACAGGCCGTTCCTCCCTTGGCTATGGGGAAGAATGTGTCGACTACCCTCTGACCGGTGGTCAAGGGCGTAACGGGAGGAAGCCTCTTCGCTACCGGACGGGTTTTACGGACAGGCCATTTCTGGGCCATCCTGACCTCGTGCTTCTCCTTGTCGTCGCTCTCTATTACTGCGACCACGTCGTCGACGGTAAAGCTTCCCTTCGATATCTTCTTTATCTTTCCGGATATACCGATAGGCACCATTATACGATGTTCGACCAGCACGGTCTCCTGTACGATTCCTAAAACATCTCCCTGGGAGACCTGATCCCCTTCCTTAAGACGAGGCTCAAAATCCCACTTTCTCGAGTGATCCAAAGCGGGAACATCGATTCCCTTAGCTATATAGGGACTCTGAGCAGCGTCCTCGATGCTCTTAAGAGGTCTCTGAACGCCATCGTAAAACTGCTCTATCAGTCCGGGCCCAAGCTCGACGCTAAGGGGTTCTCCGGTGCTTACGACTGGTTCGCCGGGTTTTAGCCCCGACGTCTCCTCGTAGGCCTGAATCGAGGCATATTCGTCCTTCAGCTCAATGATTTCGCCGACAAGACCTATTTCCCCGATACGGACCACGTCGTACATGCTGGCACCGATCATTCCCTTAGCGACTACCAGGGGTCCGGATATTCTTTCTATGCTGCCTTTTATGACCTTATCCGTGGCCACTATGAATCGCCTCCAGCCTTAACTATTTTTCAGCAAAGATATCCATTCCCACGGCTCGCTCCACGTTTCCGCGAATTGCGGAGAGTCCGACGTTGAGAGACCCTCTTATGCCTGGGATGGGGATCATGCTGGCGGGATACTCCTGGTTGAGCTCCGAGATGAGGTCCTGATTCTCGACGAAGAGGGCCTCCTCCACGAAAACGACCGCGTAGTTCTCTCTGGCCAGTCGTTCCAGAAGTTTCTTGACCTCATCGGAT encodes:
- a CDS encoding V-type ATP synthase subunit F — translated: MSDKSSRPMAAVGQYDTVLPFQAVGVKPFPVGEKSDEVKKLLERLARENYAVVFVEEALFVENQDLISELNQEYPASMIPIPGIRGSLNVGLSAIRGNVERAVGMDIFAEK
- a CDS encoding V-type ATP synthase subunit A yields the protein MATDKVIKGSIERISGPLVVAKGMIGASMYDVVRIGEIGLVGEIIELKDEYASIQAYEETSGLKPGEPVVSTGEPLSVELGPGLIEQFYDGVQRPLKSIEDAAQSPYIAKGIDVPALDHSRKWDFEPRLKEGDQVSQGDVLGIVQETVLVEHRIMVPIGISGKIKKISKGSFTVDDVVAVIESDDKEKHEVRMAQKWPVRKTRPVAKRLPPVTPLTTGQRVVDTFFPIAKGGTACVPGPFGSGKTVIQHQLAKWAEAQIVVYIGCGERGNEMTDVLLEFPHLEDPRSGEPLMKRTVLIANTSNMPVAAREASVYTGITMAEYYRDMGYSVALMADSTSRWAEALREMSGRLEEMPGEEGYPAYLGTRLASFYERAGRAICYGREGAEGSVSVIGAVSPPGGDLSEPVTQNTLRVTKVFWGLDAQLAYQRHFPAINWLQSYSLYTNKLDEYWDGEFDDEWTHTRVDAMGLLEEEDKLREIVRLVGIDALSRNERMILETAKSLREDFLHQNAFHETDTYTSMKKQFKMLSMIMNFHRYGMEALKNGAPMNELFNLPVREKIARMGLVSEDSLQKIDDLENVMKEEIAKLVPTGGEADVA